GCGCATGAACTTTGGTTAAACAATCCACATTTGCTGGCCCATTACCAGCGACGTTTTGCCCATGTGCTGGTCGATGAGTTTCAAGACACCAACACCATCCAATACGCCTGGTTGCGACTATTGATCGGTGACAAGGGCATACCATTTGTGGTCGGCGATGACGATCAGTCGATTTATCGTTGGCGCGGTGCCAAGGTTGAACATTTGCAGCGCCTTGCACAGCACTATCCGGCTTTGCAAACCATACGTCTGGAACAAAATTATCGTTCCACCGGTAACATCCTGAAAGCCGCCAATGCGGTTATTGACAACAACACCGATCGCCTCGGCAAAGAACTCTGGACCGATGGCCACGATGGCGACTTGATCCAGCTGTATTCTGCCTACAATGAACGTGAAGAAGCGGAGTTTGTGATTAACTGCATTCGCCAATGGCAGAACGAAGGCAACTTACGCAAAGATTGCGCCATCCTGTATCGCTCGAATGCGCAATCGCGGGTGTTTGAAGAAATGCTCATACAGGCGGGCATTCCGTATCGTGTTTACGGGGGCTTGCGCTTTTTCGAACGCGCCGAGATCAAAGACGCCTTGGCGTATTTGCGTTTGTGTTCTAACCCGCACGATGATGCGGCCTTTGAACGCGTGGTCAATACTCCGACCCGCGGAATTGGTGCGCGTTCGGTCGAACAGATCCGCGCTTACGCCCGGGCCAACGCCTGTTCAATGTGGCGTGCTGCCGGTGCCTGTGTGTCGGATGAAATGGACTTTCCACGGCGTTCTGCCAATGCTTTGAACGCTTTCCTGATCATGCTCGATCACATGAGCAAAGCCATCGAAGATCTCGATCTGGGTGAACAGGTTGAACACGTGGTGCACACCAGCGGCATTATCGAACATTACAAAAAAGAAAAAGGCGAACGCGGTGAAGCGCGTCTGGAAAACCTGGATGAACTGATCTCGGCGGCCAGTGGTTTTGATCCTGACGACATGGCGCACGCTTTGCAAAATGACGAGGATGAATTTTCTGAAGAAATGTCGCCATTGGTGTCGTTTTTGGCGCACGCCGCCCTGGAAGCCGGCGAGGGCCAGGCCGATGCCTGGGAAGACTGTGTGCAACTGATGACCTTGCATTCCGCCAAAGGGCTGGAATTTCCATTGGTGTTTTTATGTGGCATGGAAGATGGGCTTTTTCCGCACCAGCGCTCGATCAATGATGCCGCCGGGCTCGAGGAAGAGCGTCGCCTGTGTTACGTGGGCATGACCCGGGCTATGGAGCATTTGTATCTGCTACACGCCGAACGGCGCCGTTTGTACGGCCACGACAGCTACGGTCAAGCCTCGCGCTTTTTGGCGGAAATCCCCAAAGAACTGGTGAATGATATTCGTCCTAAAGTGTCGGTGGCGCGCCCGGTCATGCCAGCAGCACGGGCAGGCTTACGCATCAGAGAACCGGCACCGTCAGGATTAAAACTGGGTCAATCGGTCATGCATAAGAAATTTGGCCCCGGCGTGGTCATGAATTACGAAGGTCAGGGCAGTCATGCCAGGGTGCAGGTGAATTTTCAAGACGTGGGCGCGAAATGGCTGGTCTTGGCCTATGCCAATTTGCAAGTTGTGTAAGTATTCCGATTTCCACGTATGCGCACCATTTTTTTGCCTATTTTGCAAGACATTTAATTAGCGGAAATTGCCGGTAAATCCTTGCAAGCCCGCATTATTAGGCGTAATGTGCTTATCTTGACGTGCAGCAAAAAAATAATATTCGGATTCGCAACAAGCAATAACGCATAAGTAATAAGCATAAGAATTTGTCAGATCTCGCGACGCATATCTCCCTATGAAAATACTAATACTAGGTGCCGGACAAGTGGGCTCAACTGCGGCCTATAATCTCGCGCAGGAAGAACAAAACGAGATCACAGTAGTCGACACCGATGCAGAAGTATTAAAAGAACTCAGTGACCGTCTTGATATTCGCACCGTTGAAGGCTTCGCCTCGCACCCGCGCGTGCTCGAACAAGCCGGTTGTAATGATGCCGACATCATGATCGCCTTAACCAATTCTGACGAAACCAATATGGTCGCCTGTCAGGTGGCATATACCTTGTTTCATACCAAAACCAAAATTGCCCGGGTGCGTGAATCCGCTTATACCCATCCGTCGGTGTCACGCATATTCAGTCAGGATGCCTTGCCGGTTGACGTCATCATCTCGCCCGAACAACTGGTGACCGAACACATTGAACGTTTGATCCATTTTCCGGGTGCCTTGCAGGTCCTGGAGTTTGCCGATGGCAAAGTTCGCCTGGTCGGGGTAACCGCGCATGAAGGCGGATTGTTGGTGGGTCAGGAATTACGTGCTTTGGCGGAACACATGCCAAATACCGACGCACGTGTCGCGGCGATTTACCGTGACGGCCTGAGTGTGATGCCGGACGGGGATACCGTGATACAGGAAGGCGATAATGTGTTCTTTATTGCCGAGCGCAATGATATTCGCATGGTGATGAGCGAGATGCGCAAACTGGAAACTCCGGTGCGACGGGTCCTGATCGCCGGCGGCGGCAACATTGGATATCAACTGGCTAAAGTTCTGGAGCGCACCAACAAGGTCAAGCTGATTGAACGCGATCGTGACCGCGCACGACGTATCTCGGAAAAGTTACGCAAAACCATTGTGCTCACTGGTGATGCCGCTGATCAAAATCTTTTACTGGAAGAGAATATCGAAAACACCGATGTCTTCGTATCGGTCACCAATTCCGAAGAAGCGAACATTTTATCCGCCATGGTGGCCAAACGTCTGGGCGTAAAAAAAGCCATCGCGCTGATCAATCGACCAAGTTACGGCGAGGTGGTGGAAAGCGGCGGGGTTATTGATGTAGCGGTTTCACCCCAGCAAATAACCAGTGGCGCCTTGCTCTCGCATGTGCGGCGTGGTGACGTGGTTAAAGTGCATACCTTACGGCGCGGCGCGGCGGAGGCTCTGGAAGCGATCGCGCATGGTGACAAAGAAACCTCACAAGTGGTCGGACGCGCCCTTGAGGACATCGACTTGCCCAAGGGTTCAACCATTGCTGCTATTGTACGCGATGAAGAAGTGATCATTGCGCATCACGATGTTGTGGTCGAACGCGATGACCACGTTATCTTATTCCTGACCGATCGCACCAAGATCCCGGCGGTTGAAGATCTATTTCAGGTTTCGGTCAATTTCAGTAATAGCTAAGATCAAGTCATCACATGAATTTTAAATTGGTCATTCGGATTCTCGGTGTTTTGCTGATGATCTTCAGTGCCACCATGCTGCCACCAATCGTATTTTCGATCTTTTATGACGACGGCCAGGTCGCGGCATTTTTTAATGCGCTGTTGGTCTATCTGGTGCTTGGTGCGATTCTCTGGTATCCCTTGCGACATTTACGGGCGGAATTGCGTTTACGCGACGGGTTTTTGGTGGTCTCCACGTTCTGGGTGGTGATTGGATTAGCCGGGGCCTTGCCGTTTTTATTCTCGGATCTCCAGCTAAGTTTGACCGACGCGTTTTTTGAAGCCGTTTCCGGTCTTACCACAACCGGTGCAACCATTCTGGTGGGCCTGGACGAAATGCCGCGTTCAGTCTTGTATTATCGCCACCAGCTGCAATGGCTAGGCGGCATGGGCATTATTGTTTTGGCACTCGCCATCCTGCCCATGTTAGGTGTGGGTGGTATGCAGTTGTATCGCGCTGAAACGCCCGGACCGGTAAAAGATTCCAAACTCACGCCACGCATCACCGAAACGGCCAAAGCCTTGTGGTACATCTATCTGGGTTTGACTGTGTTATGTATGTTGGCTTACTTTTTTGCCGGCATGACCTGGTTCGATGCCTTGTGTCATAGTTTTAGTACGATCGCTATCGGGGGGTTTTCAACTCACGATGCCAGTATCGGGCATTTTAATAGTCCCCTGATCGACACCGTTGCGATTATTTTTATGTTGATCGCGGGAATGAATTTCGCCTTACATTTCACCGCCTATCGACGTTGGCGTATCAAGCATTATTTTCGCGACGCTGAATTCAGAACCTATTTATTTATAATTTTTATAGGCGTGGTGATCGTTGCCTTGAGTCTTGAGATCTCCGATCATATTGATGACGCATCGCAGGCAACGCACGCGGCTATTTTTCAAGTGGTCTCGATCGCGACAACCACAGGTTTCACCACTGCCAACTATTCACTGTGGCCGGGCGCCTTGCCTTTACTCTTGATCTTGCTGAGCTTTATTGGAGGCTGTGCGGGTTCAACCGCCGGCGGCATGAAAGTTATCCGCTGGTTGCTGGTATTCAAGCAAGGCATGCGGGAAGTGGTCCGGCTGGTACACCCCAGCGCCGAGATCCCGGTCAAGCTGGCCAACCGCGCCGTTTCACCACGAGTGATCGACGCCGTGTGGGGATTTTTCTCCGTGTATATTGTGGTGTTCGGGGTCATGATGCTACTCATGATGGCCACCGGCCTGGATCAGGTGACCGCCTTTTCGGCAGTGGCTGCGAGTTTAAACAATTTAGGACCGGGCTTAGGTGAGGTCGCTGGTAATTTTGTAAGCGTTAATGACACAGCAAAGTGGATCAGTATTTTTGCCATGCTTCTGGGGCGCCTGGAAATTTTCACATTGCTGGTTTTATTCACCACGGCGTTTTGGGAATATTAAGTCCTTGCGCTGGCATAAAGTTGCCAAACAGTTTCATTAATTCCGTATTTTTACATCACTGATAGAATGCCCGAATGGAAATATTTAAAGTCTTTCAAATTGAAGCCGCCCATCATTTGCCCAATGTGCCCGAAGGGCATAAATGCCGACGTTTGCACGGGCACTCCTTTATCGTCGAAATTCACGTCAGTGGTCCGGTTGGCGAGAACAGTGGCTGGGTTATGGACTTTGCCGAACTCAAGGCAAGCTTCGACCCCTTGTACCAGCAACTCGATCACAACTACCTGAATGAAATTGACGGCCTGGAAAATCCGACCAGCGAGAATCTGGCCAAGTGGATATGGCAACAGTTGCAAGTCAAGCTTCCGTCACTGAGTAAAGTTGTGGTTAAGGAAACTTGCAATTCCGGGTGTGTGTATACAGGTAATTAAGGTATGCAACCAGCTAACACTTCACATCAGTCTCCAAATCTGGAGTATTTCCCGTTACTGACTTGTGTGTTGTTATTTGCTCTGGCCCTTTTCCTGGGCATGCAGCAAATTACCCCGCCACCGGTTGTTCTGACCAATGCCCCCGCTGACCAGTTTTCCGCTGAACGTGCCAGTGAATATTTGAATCATATTGCGGTACGCCCGCATATGGTTGGTTCGCAAGAACACGCCAAGGTCCAGGCGTACATCAGTAAAGAATTGCAATTGCTGGGTTTGCAAACCCAGTTGCAAGCAACCTCGGTGATCTACGATTATCCGCGATACTCCAAACGAACCCCGCGTATCGCAAAAGTTAAAAATATCGTGGCACGCTTGCCGGGTAAAAATCCCGATTATCCCGCGGTAACCCTAATGAGTCATTACGATTCTGTACCAACGGCTGCGGGTGCTGGTGATGCCGGGTCGGGTGTTGCCGCCATTTTGGAAACTCTCCGGGTCTTGCGTAACGGACCACAGTTGCTGCGTGATGTGATTGTGGTCATCACCGACGCCGAAGAGGTCGGCTTGCTCGGAGCACAAGGGTTTTTTCGCGAACATCCCTGGGCGCAAGAGATCGGATTGGTTTTGAATTTTGAGGCCCGGGGATCAGCGGGTGGCTCGCAAATGTTTGAGACCAGCCCTGGAAATGCCTGGCTGATCAGGGAATTCAGAAAAGCCGCCAAATCACCATCCGCCAGTTCGATCAGTTACGAAGTCTACAAGCGCATGCCCAATGATACAGATGTCAGTATTATTAAAGACCGGGGCTATCAGATCCTTAATTTTGCCTTTGTAGACAATGCATTTGATTATCACTCGCCAGCAGATACTATCGAGAATCTAAGTATTGGTTCCTTGCAACACCATGGTGTATTGGCTACCTCTCTGGTGCAACATTTTGCCAACCTTGATAACTGGCAAACCTCTCAAAGTGACGCCACGTATTTTAATGTTCTGCCTGGTCTATTGGTGCAATATTCCAGTAATACTGCAATAGCGTTTGCTGTATTGGTATTACTGTTTGCCTTGTACACCTTGTGTACCGGTGTGCGCCTCAAGCATGTCAACCCTAAGGGAATTCTGGCGGGAGTGTTGTCTATCCTGGTAGTGATCATTGTGATCAATGTGATTACCAAATTTGCCTTTGACAGTTTTCAGAGTAGTGAGCGCCCGAAAAACCTGACTTATAAATATCATTACCTGTTATTAAGTTATGGATTATTTCTGGTCGCCTTAACGGCCGCGTTTTGTAAATTCGCGAATCGTTGGGTCTCACACAAGAATCTGGTGGCCGCAGCCTGGGTAATATTGAGTATCTGTAGTGCGATCGTTGTGTTCTCCATCCCCAATGCCAACTACATTTTCAGTTGGGCCTTGTTGTTTATCCTGATCGGGCAACTCATGGTGTGGCGTACGAAATACACTTTTTGGCCAATGGCGATCGCCAGTCTGTTTTGCGTGTATTTATGGGCACACCTTCTTTACATGGTGTATTTGGGTGTTGGATTGCTGGACCCCGCATTTTTCTCGCCGCTGGTTTTACTCATCATTGTACAGCTCATGTGCATTCTATTAAGAATCCCTAGAAAAGTGATCTATCCTTTTGGCGCTGCGGTGTTGGGTATAGCTTTGTATGGCGCATTCACAGCAGAATACACACCACGCAAACCCCGTCCGACCGAAGTTTTTTATTATCATGATGCTGAAAATAACCAGAGTTATTGGGCCAGTCGAGGTGATCACCAGGATGCCTGGACACGCGAATTCTTCCCGGCAGACAATACCCGGAAAAAAACTGTTTTAATGCCGTTTGGCGCTTCAAACCTCAAATTGTCATCAGCCCCAAGCGTTGATATAAAGCATGCCAAAGTGAGTCTAAAAAAACGTATACGGCTTGGTGAGCGAATGCGTTTTGAAATAGAGATACAAGGTCAAACGCATACTGAAATGGGGCGTCTGGTGTTGTCGGCCGATGCCATGTTCAGTGGCTTGACCATCGATGGAAAATCATTTGATCTGCGACCCTTTGCATCAACCGAAGATTCTCAAGCGACTATTGAGTTGCCGATCACCTACTTTGGTTTGGGTAATGAAAAATTTGACCTGGTGGTTGAACTCGTAAGTGATGGCGACCTGACATTACACATGAGCGAATACCAGGGCGGTTGGCCGCAAGGATTAAGTGTGCCGCAGCGTGCGGAAAATATCGCGCCGCTGGCCTGGAGTTATTCCGACAGCGCCATAATTACCCATAGCAGTAAATTCTAGTTACAATTCAAAATAAATTCACACTGATGTCTGGAAACTTGTCAGTGACCACAATGTGTAGATAACAAGGAGTCACCCATGGCAAAAAAATTGCCAAGCCCACCGCGTAGTCCGATCGACCATTCCATGTTAACCCGTGAGTCGTGGAAGATTTTTCAGATCATGGCCGAGTTTGTTGAGGGTTTCGAACAGCTATCCTGCATAAAGCCTTCGGTGAGTATTTTCGGGTCGGCCCGCACCGAGCCCGAACACGAGTTTTACAAACTCACGGAAGAAATTGCCCATGTGCTGTCCAACGCAGGTTTCTCAATCGTCACCGGTGGTGGCCCCGGACTCATGGAAGCCGGGAGTAAGGGCGGTTTTGAAGGTAAATCCTTGAGTGTGGGCTTGAATATCCAGCTCCCGCATGAACAAAACGCCAATGAGTATCAAGACATAGCCATGAACTTCAGGCATTTTTTTTCACGCAAGGTGATGTTCGTCAAATACGCTTCGGCCTATGTGGTGATGCCGGGTGGATTTGGCACCCTGGATGAGGTTATGGAAATTCTGACGCTTATTCAAACCGGAAAGTCACGCAGGATTCCGGTGGTCCTGGTCGGATCCGGATTTTGGAGCGGTCTTGTGGAGTGGTTCAAGAACACACTGATCGCCAATGGCACGATCTCACCCGAAGACATGGACCTGTTCAGTCTGGTGGATACCCCGGAAGAAGTGAAACAGATAATATTCGACTTTTATCATGATCGCAGCTTTGAGCCTTCGCCGGAAGAACAGCAGGTAATGTTGAATTTATAACGTCTAAAGCAGCAATAAACCATGAATCCACCAAAGAGATGAATATCAAATTCGTACATGCAAAAACTGGCTAAACAAATATCCACGCTTTGTGACTGCTTAGGGCGTACCGTTTCCTGGTTGACCTTGTTTATGGTGTTGGTCACCTTTGCAATTGTGGTGTTACGCAAATTCTTTGACCTCGGCTGGATATGGTTACAGGAAAGTGTGACCTGGATGCATGCCCTGGTCTTTATGCTGGCGGCTGCCTATACCTTGAATGCCGACGAGCATGTGCGAGTGGATATTTTCTATACCCGATGCAGCCCGCGTACCAAAGCGTATGTCGACCTGGTCGGTGCGATCGTTCTGTTATTGCCACTGTGCGCTTTCATTGCCTGGAGCAGTTGGGACTATGTGTCGGAATCCTGGCGAATCCGGGAAACTTCCTGGCAATCGGGCGGCTTGCCGGCCTTGTATCTGCTTAAAGCGGTGATCCCGCTGACGGCGATCTTGCTTGGCTTGCTGGGATTCTTGAGATCTCTGGCTAATTTCATCGAGGTTAAACAGCGGTCATAAGACTCAAATGTATGCACAACTGCATTGGGTAAAGAATGAAGGACTTCAACTCAGAACAGGCATTTCACAAAGGATTCTTAATCAAAATGGCATTTACCAACTGTTTCAATTAGTTAACAAGTTTCTCTAAATTCAGATTACAGAATGTCACGCAAAATTATTGGCAGATTGTTCCAAAACAGTCCTAAACCATTAATTTTATTCTTAAAAAAAAATTATAAGGCTATTTTTTTGTATGTTATTCAAGCAATCTCAGTATGGATGAAATCAAAAGCAACCCAGTTTGTTTCATTTTTGGCACGAAATGGCCAAAATCAGGAAAATATCTCTTCAAACAGTGTCTATTGCCTATAAAACCTGCATTTTGTTGCAGTTTTTAACTGTGCTACACTCAGGCGAATTTAATTAAAAACAACTAGGGTAATGCAGGTGCATAATTGAACAACAAAGTCGACACACAAGTCGGCATAGGCGTTATCAAAGAGTAAATTTCAAACACTAATACATGCTTGGTCAGACTCACTGAGTGGCTGGTCAGCGGGTATTTATTTAATTAAATACAAGCGCAATTTCACTACATAAACGATAAACATTTCAAAACGGATTAAGATTATGAAACCAACAAGACTAACAGCAAATCTGGTACTACTTTTAGGCGCTTTCAGCTTGAGTAATCCACTGCGGGCCCAGGAGCAATTGGATGCTTCTGACGGCGTCGGCGTCGATGTGATCGACGGGGTTAATTCAACTAGCGTAGATGAGTTTGGCAATCTGATCTTGACCATGGAAAGTGGTGAAACTGTTACGGTCTTGTCTGGCGAGTATTTTATTTATGACGGAAGTTATTATCTGACTTCCGATGCGCTGGCCAATCTGGGTTTATCCATCGAAGATGCAGCCGCAGTTGTGGTTGCCGCAGCCGGCGGTGGTGGCGGTGGAAGCACTCTTCTGTTGGTCGGTGGTGGTGTATTGTTACTTGCAGCAGCAGCTGGCGGTGGTGGCGGTGGTTCATCAGCACCCGCTCCAGCTCCGGCGCCTCCCGTAAATAATGCCCCATCTTTCACTTCTGCCAATTCGAGTAATGCGGCTGAAAATACAACCACGGCCTACGATGCCAACGCCACCGATCCCGATGGCAATTCCATCACCTATGGCCTGACTGGGACAGATGCGAGTTTATTCACCATCAATTCCTCAACCGGGGTTGTGAGTTTCATCAATCCACCCGATTTTGAAAATCCGGGCGACTCCGATGGGGACAACGTGTATGACGTGAATGTCACTGCATCGGATGGCAGCCTGAGCGTTTCCCAGGGCGTGTCTATCACGGTGACGGATCAAAATGATGCCCCGGTTGTCAGTGCAGCTATAGAAGACGAAACAAGTGAAAATGCCGGTCTGAGCGTTGACTTATTACAAAACGCCAGTGACCAGGATGGCGACACACTGAGCATTGCCAATGTGGTTGAGACCAGTGGCAACGACGCCAGCGGTGTAAGCATTTCTGGCAGCACCTTAACGGTGGATATGACCACCTACGATTATCTCGCCGAGGGCGAAACAGTCGTATTGGTCTACACCTACGACGTTGAGGATGGCAATGGTGGAACGGTCAGCACCTCGGCTACCATTACCATTACTGGTCAAAATGATGCGCCAATCTTAGCTGTGGTTGATATTGCTGCCACCGAAGACGGGGCGCCAGTCGATGGAGCGTCGACGGCTAGTGATGTGGACATCAGTGATACCCATGTATTCACTACCACTCAACCAACTGAAGGCAGCGTCAGTATTGATGCCGCGACCGGTGTGTACACTTTTGACCCGGGCGAAGATTTCCAATACCTCGCCGATGGCGAGACCACCACGGTCAGTTTTGACGTCACCGTAACAGACAATAATGGCTTGTCAGATACGCAAACCGTTACGGTAACCGTTACCGGTACCAATGATGTTCCGGTCATTGTTGAAGCCGAATCCGACTTGAGTGGCGATGTCACCCAGGTCCCGTTGGCCGACGCTGCATCAAGTTCGGCGTTCACCGCAGTTGGTGAAGTAATCGGCGTGAATGAATTGAATGGCATTTTGCCTACCGAGGGCAGC
This genomic window from Gammaproteobacteria bacterium contains:
- the uvrD gene encoding DNA helicase II; the protein is MDVSAILDDLNDAQRQAVTAADQPMLVLAGAGSGKTRVLVHRIAWLVQVEGVNLHNILAVTFTNKAAAEMRGRVEGMLQVPAAPLWIGTFHGLAHRLLRRHWREAELLQSFQIMDADDQKRMMKRVLREMDLDEGAWPPREMCWWVNKKKEEGIRPQHCQAGENELESIRIRIYTAYEAMCARTGLIDFAELLLRAHELWLNNPHLLAHYQRRFAHVLVDEFQDTNTIQYAWLRLLIGDKGIPFVVGDDDQSIYRWRGAKVEHLQRLAQHYPALQTIRLEQNYRSTGNILKAANAVIDNNTDRLGKELWTDGHDGDLIQLYSAYNEREEAEFVINCIRQWQNEGNLRKDCAILYRSNAQSRVFEEMLIQAGIPYRVYGGLRFFERAEIKDALAYLRLCSNPHDDAAFERVVNTPTRGIGARSVEQIRAYARANACSMWRAAGACVSDEMDFPRRSANALNAFLIMLDHMSKAIEDLDLGEQVEHVVHTSGIIEHYKKEKGERGEARLENLDELISAASGFDPDDMAHALQNDEDEFSEEMSPLVSFLAHAALEAGEGQADAWEDCVQLMTLHSAKGLEFPLVFLCGMEDGLFPHQRSINDAAGLEEERRLCYVGMTRAMEHLYLLHAERRRLYGHDSYGQASRFLAEIPKELVNDIRPKVSVARPVMPAARAGLRIREPAPSGLKLGQSVMHKKFGPGVVMNYEGQGSHARVQVNFQDVGAKWLVLAYANLQVV
- the trkA gene encoding Trk system potassium transporter TrkA — its product is MKILILGAGQVGSTAAYNLAQEEQNEITVVDTDAEVLKELSDRLDIRTVEGFASHPRVLEQAGCNDADIMIALTNSDETNMVACQVAYTLFHTKTKIARVRESAYTHPSVSRIFSQDALPVDVIISPEQLVTEHIERLIHFPGALQVLEFADGKVRLVGVTAHEGGLLVGQELRALAEHMPNTDARVAAIYRDGLSVMPDGDTVIQEGDNVFFIAERNDIRMVMSEMRKLETPVRRVLIAGGGNIGYQLAKVLERTNKVKLIERDRDRARRISEKLRKTIVLTGDAADQNLLLEENIENTDVFVSVTNSEEANILSAMVAKRLGVKKAIALINRPSYGEVVESGGVIDVAVSPQQITSGALLSHVRRGDVVKVHTLRRGAAEALEAIAHGDKETSQVVGRALEDIDLPKGSTIAAIVRDEEVIIAHHDVVVERDDHVILFLTDRTKIPAVEDLFQVSVNFSNS
- a CDS encoding potassium transporter; amino-acid sequence: MNFKLVIRILGVLLMIFSATMLPPIVFSIFYDDGQVAAFFNALLVYLVLGAILWYPLRHLRAELRLRDGFLVVSTFWVVIGLAGALPFLFSDLQLSLTDAFFEAVSGLTTTGATILVGLDEMPRSVLYYRHQLQWLGGMGIIVLALAILPMLGVGGMQLYRAETPGPVKDSKLTPRITETAKALWYIYLGLTVLCMLAYFFAGMTWFDALCHSFSTIAIGGFSTHDASIGHFNSPLIDTVAIIFMLIAGMNFALHFTAYRRWRIKHYFRDAEFRTYLFIIFIGVVIVALSLEISDHIDDASQATHAAIFQVVSIATTTGFTTANYSLWPGALPLLLILLSFIGGCAGSTAGGMKVIRWLLVFKQGMREVVRLVHPSAEIPVKLANRAVSPRVIDAVWGFFSVYIVVFGVMMLLMMATGLDQVTAFSAVAASLNNLGPGLGEVAGNFVSVNDTAKWISIFAMLLGRLEIFTLLVLFTTAFWEY
- the queD gene encoding 6-carboxytetrahydropterin synthase QueD, encoding MEIFKVFQIEAAHHLPNVPEGHKCRRLHGHSFIVEIHVSGPVGENSGWVMDFAELKASFDPLYQQLDHNYLNEIDGLENPTSENLAKWIWQQLQVKLPSLSKVVVKETCNSGCVYTGN
- a CDS encoding M28 family peptidase → MQPANTSHQSPNLEYFPLLTCVLLFALALFLGMQQITPPPVVLTNAPADQFSAERASEYLNHIAVRPHMVGSQEHAKVQAYISKELQLLGLQTQLQATSVIYDYPRYSKRTPRIAKVKNIVARLPGKNPDYPAVTLMSHYDSVPTAAGAGDAGSGVAAILETLRVLRNGPQLLRDVIVVITDAEEVGLLGAQGFFREHPWAQEIGLVLNFEARGSAGGSQMFETSPGNAWLIREFRKAAKSPSASSISYEVYKRMPNDTDVSIIKDRGYQILNFAFVDNAFDYHSPADTIENLSIGSLQHHGVLATSLVQHFANLDNWQTSQSDATYFNVLPGLLVQYSSNTAIAFAVLVLLFALYTLCTGVRLKHVNPKGILAGVLSILVVIIVINVITKFAFDSFQSSERPKNLTYKYHYLLLSYGLFLVALTAAFCKFANRWVSHKNLVAAAWVILSICSAIVVFSIPNANYIFSWALLFILIGQLMVWRTKYTFWPMAIASLFCVYLWAHLLYMVYLGVGLLDPAFFSPLVLLIIVQLMCILLRIPRKVIYPFGAAVLGIALYGAFTAEYTPRKPRPTEVFYYHDAENNQSYWASRGDHQDAWTREFFPADNTRKKTVLMPFGASNLKLSSAPSVDIKHAKVSLKKRIRLGERMRFEIEIQGQTHTEMGRLVLSADAMFSGLTIDGKSFDLRPFASTEDSQATIELPITYFGLGNEKFDLVVELVSDGDLTLHMSEYQGGWPQGLSVPQRAENIAPLAWSYSDSAIITHSSKF
- a CDS encoding TIGR00730 family Rossman fold protein; translation: MAKKLPSPPRSPIDHSMLTRESWKIFQIMAEFVEGFEQLSCIKPSVSIFGSARTEPEHEFYKLTEEIAHVLSNAGFSIVTGGGPGLMEAGSKGGFEGKSLSVGLNIQLPHEQNANEYQDIAMNFRHFFSRKVMFVKYASAYVVMPGGFGTLDEVMEILTLIQTGKSRRIPVVLVGSGFWSGLVEWFKNTLIANGTISPEDMDLFSLVDTPEEVKQIIFDFYHDRSFEPSPEEQQVMLNL
- a CDS encoding TRAP transporter small permease subunit, producing the protein MQKLAKQISTLCDCLGRTVSWLTLFMVLVTFAIVVLRKFFDLGWIWLQESVTWMHALVFMLAAAYTLNADEHVRVDIFYTRCSPRTKAYVDLVGAIVLLLPLCAFIAWSSWDYVSESWRIRETSWQSGGLPALYLLKAVIPLTAILLGLLGFLRSLANFIEVKQRS